The stretch of DNA CCTGGCTCTCCTGGCTACTGGCTCCTGTACTGCTATCAATGCCTGGCTTTGTCCGTCTCCTGTCTCACCAATATAGGCTTCGATTCCCTCTGCTCCTCGCTGTTCATCTTCATTAAGTGCCAGCTGGACCTTATGGCCGTGCGACTGGACAAGATGGGCCGTTTGAGTAGTGCCGGTAGCTCCGTGGAGCAGCATCTGAAGCAGAATATCCGGTACCACATGACCATTGTGGAATTGACCAAAACTGTGGAGCGTCTCCTTTGCAAGCCGATTTCAGTGCAGATCTTCTGTTCCGTATTGGTTCTGACTTCCAATTTTTATGCTATAGCTCTGGTGAGTACACAAATACATGGAGTTGTATCACCCAGAATGAATGGTAACTAGAGGGcgacaatatttaaaatatttaggctTATCGTTAGTTTCctagataaattaaaatactctAAGTAATTTTTGCCTTGAAAGCCAAGATTTTGACTTAAAGTTGTTGATCTTtaatatttgcaaatattaACATATAAAGCCCAACAAAGTTAGCTAAACCAGTGTAATCCAACCAGATACTCGATTGTAGATAATGTCTTTTTACAGCTTAATCTGAACtcttttataaaataagaaagggcTTTAAGAGACTCCCGTGGaacaagaataaaaaatttgcccCTTTACAATTTGTagggtattttaattataattttaaaaatacaataatttcCTTacctattttacaatttagttGTCCGACGAGAAGCTGgctctatttaaatttatcaccTATCAGGCGTGTATGCTGAGCCAGATTTTTATATTGTGCTACTATGCCGGGTGGGTAAGGCTACATTCCAAATCGAATTCACATCGGTAATATTTTTCCCCAAAAAATAGTGAGGTAACGCAGCGAAGCTTGGAGCTTCCCCATGAGCTTTACAAAACTTCTTGGGTGGACTGGAACAAGGATTCTCGAAGGATTGTGCTCCTCTTCATGCAACGCCTTCACTCGACTCTGAAGATAAGGACCTTAAATCCCAGCATTGGTTTCGATCTAATGCTTTTCAGCTCGGTGGGTTATTTTCGCAGTTCAACTGTGTTTTTTGTGCACTGTAGTCAATTTCCATAATTAGCCTCATTATCGTTTGAGCTTGTGGCCTATAAAAGGCTTTCCTTGTGGGGTTTTTGGCTGGAAAAGTGAAAATCGTCAGCATGTCTCAGCATCAAGTGCTCGCGAGTGCCTTCTACAAGTACCAGGTGTGGTACTTTCAAATTCTAGGCGTTTGGCAGCTTCCCATTTGGGCAACGAATCACCAGAGACGCTTTCAGTCCATGCGGTTCGCTTTTATCCTGGTTATCCTGTGCATAATGCTGCTGCTTTTTGCCTTGGAGCTCCTGAATAACATCTCCCAAGTTCGGGAGATCTTGAAAGTATTCTTCATGTTCGCCACCGAAATATCCTGCATGACCAAACTATTGCACTTAAAGTTGGAGAGCCGGAAGCTCGTTGGCCTGGTTGAGATGATGACGTCCCATGAGTTCGCATTTAAAACTGAACAGGAAAGGGAGATTTTGGAATCGGCCAGAGCGGCTGTTGTTCATATGAGAAATTTCTATGGCATCATGTCCTTTGGCACGGCTTCACTGATCCTCCTGGTTCCCTGTTTCGCCAACTATGAGGAGCTACCACTGGCCATGTTCGAGGTGTGCAGCATCCAGGGGAGAATCTGCTATGGATTGCAGTACCTCTTCCACTCGATTTGCCTGCTGCCGACTTGCGTCCTCAACATAACCTACGACTCGGTGGCCTTTTCCTTGCTTTGCTTTCTGAAGGTTCAGATCCAGATGCTGGTCCTTAGATTGGAAAAGTTGGGCCCTGTGATCAGTGGGCGGGATAACGAGAAGATCGCCAGGGAGCTGCGTGAATGTGCCGCCTACTACAACAAAATTGCGCAGTTCAAGAATCTGGTGGAGCTGTTTATCAAAGTGCCGGGCTCCGTGCAACTCATGTGCTCCGTACTGGTGCTGGTGTCCAACCTGTATGACATGTCCACCATGTCCGTGGCCAATGGGGATGCCATCTTTATGGCCAAGACCTGCATTTACCAACTGGTAATGCTCTGGCAGATCTTCATCATTTGCTACGCCTCCAACGAGGTGACTGTACAGAGTTCCAGGCTTTGTCTCGGCATCTACAGCTCACAGTGGACAGGTTGGAACAGGTCCAACCGCCGGATTCTCCTGCTTATGATGCAACGCTTCAATTCGCCGATGCTTCTGCGCACCTTTAATCCCACCTTTGTTTTCAGCTTGGAGGCCTTTGGTTCTGTAGGCCACCTGAATGTTATTCCCTTTTGGCAAAACTAACTATTGTTTTTTCTTCCAGATTGTCAATTGCTCGTACAGCTATTTCGCCTTGCTAAAGCGAGTGAACAgttaaatttcgaaaaatcgggGAGGTCCAAGTATTGGATGGAAGAATCTTGGGATGAAAATAACCAAGTCTAAAGATGCATTCTTTAATGAATTTACGATTATAGTTAAAACTGTCAAATGAATTACTTATCTCTGAACATGAGGCCTTTATAAGTAGAAATGAATTAATTGAAGAAATAGCTGTTTGCATTTGcctcgaaaatatttattacttcATTAAGTGACTTAATAAATCGTTTTTAAGACAAATGAAATAACTATTTAAGCACTTGTTAGTAGAAGTAGCAGATTGTATTTGTGTTTGtcctgaaaaatatttatgaaaactctcaaaacataaacaattttaataaaatgtagtaGCTATAAACATTTGAAgaattgttttaaatgtgtttctTCAAAATTTCGTTTGGCGGTTGCGGTTTAAAAATCCCTGCCATACGGTCACTCTGAAAAAAATACCAGACGGGCGACGGAAAGGAAATGTTACATACTCTTATAACGACCTATAAATGCCGTAGCGCATTCAATCTGCTGACGGACAAAGATTAAGATGTCGGAAAACGCGAAAAACAATAGCTGCCTGCATTGCAGCGTATTCAATACGAAATACCAGTACCAGGAGATATTCGATGAGTTCGGCATCGAGCTGGGACTGCAATCCCTGCTGGCCAAGCACTTCCAGTTCGATGTGTCCCCCGACCCGCGGAAACCACAGCTCCTCTGCGAAGTCTGCGTCAACAATCTCATCAGGCTGTTCGACATCGATGAACTGGAGAGGGAAAGGGATGCGGCCAAGGACCAGGGTCAGGTCCAGGTCCAGGTCCAGCACGTGGCCCCCAGGCAGGAGGAGGTCCAGGCACCTCCGCCAGCTGCCAAGCCTGTCAGGAAGGCAACGACGCCAAAGCCTCTGGCCAAGGTCCTGCGTCCTGTGCCCATTGTTCCCACGCGGGAACCAAGTGCCCGCATAAGGAACGCAATGGCTGCAGCTCAACAGATAACACCTAAACCATCTAGCCCTCCTGCGCTGGCCAAGAGCCCTTCTCCGGAGGTGCCTCAACCCAAAAGTGCGGCCAGGTTGGCTC from Drosophila takahashii strain IR98-3 E-12201 chromosome 2R, DtakHiC1v2, whole genome shotgun sequence encodes:
- the LOC108059421 gene encoding odorant receptor 46a; the protein is MSNQVEIFYKGQKALLNVFSLWHQNERRWRIIHQVNYVHVMGFWVLLFDLLLMMHVVANLSYISEIVRAIFVLATSAGHTTKLLSIKANNVELEQLFKRLDEDDFRPRGVEEELIVAAACERSRKLRDFYGALSLAALGMVLVPQFVVDWSQLPLGTYNPFGDNPGSPGYWLLYCYQCLALSVSCLTNIGFDSLCSSLFIFIKCQLDLMAVRLDKMGRLSSAGSSVEQHLKQNIRYHMTIVELTKTVERLLCKPISVQIFCSVLVLTSNFYAIALLSDEKLALFKFITYQACMLSQIFILCYYAGEVTQRSLELPHELYKTSWVDWNKDSRRIVLLFMQRLHSTLKIRTLNPSIGFDLMLFSSVGYFRSSTVFFVHCSQFP
- the LOC138912406 gene encoding odorant receptor 46a-like, with the translated sequence MSQHQVLASAFYKYQVWYFQILGVWQLPIWATNHQRRFQSMRFAFILVILCIMLLLFALELLNNISQVREILKVFFMFATEISCMTKLLHLKLESRKLVGLVEMMTSHEFAFKTEQEREILESARAAVVHMRNFYGIMSFGTASLILLVPCFANYEELPLAMFEVCSIQGRICYGLQYLFHSICLLPTCVLNITYDSVAFSLLCFLKVQIQMLVLRLEKLGPVISGRDNEKIARELRECAAYYNKIAQFKNLVELFIKVPGSVQLMCSVLVLVSNLYDMSTMSVANGDAIFMAKTCIYQLVMLWQIFIICYASNEVTVQSSRLCLGIYSSQWTGWNRSNRRILLLMMQRFNSPMLLRTFNPTFVFSLEAFGSIVNCSYSYFALLKRVNS